One Portunus trituberculatus isolate SZX2019 chromosome 45, ASM1759143v1, whole genome shotgun sequence DNA segment encodes these proteins:
- the LOC123519519 gene encoding uncharacterized protein LOC123519519 isoform X2, translated as MVEPAQVIAEQDEQLEGVHPPTLEQNSARVTSHDAKDQALLAARQRMQEQYNKAAKESLEKKKAREEKMREDKIAELECMQSGKGNRLKDNSSASVSDTKKTNSSCAKTAAKRRMKPEYNPLVGDTGASSRRWKPTSRGASGGG; from the exons ATGGTGGAGCCGGCGCAGGTAATAGCGGAACAAGATGAACAGTTGGAGGGAGTTCATCCACCTACCCTTGAGCAGAACTCAGCACGGGTCACTTCTCATGATGCAAAGG ATCAGGCCCTTCTTGCAGCTCGgcagagaatgcaggagcagtACAATAAGGCTGCCAAAGAGAgcttagagaagaagaaagca agggaggaaaagatgagggaagATAAAATTGCAGAGTTGGAATGCATGCAGTCTGGTAAAGGGAACAGACTGAAGGACAATAGCAGTGCCTCAGTCAGTGATACCAAAAAGACCAACAGCAGCTGTGCCAAGACAGCAGCAAAACGAAGGATGAAGCCAG AGTACAATCCTCTAGTTGGAGACACTGGGGCGAGTAGCCGCCGGTGGAAGCCTACCAGTCGGGGTGCATCTGGTGGCGGATGA
- the LOC123519519 gene encoding uncharacterized protein LOC123519519 isoform X1, with translation MVEPAQVIAEQDEQLEGVHPPTLEQNSARVTSHDAKDPDILLSTDQALLAARQRMQEQYNKAAKESLEKKKAREEKMREDKIAELECMQSGKGNRLKDNSSASVSDTKKTNSSCAKTAAKRRMKPEYNPLVGDTGASSRRWKPTSRGASGGG, from the exons ATGGTGGAGCCGGCGCAGGTAATAGCGGAACAAGATGAACAGTTGGAGGGAGTTCATCCACCTACCCTTGAGCAGAACTCAGCACGGGTCACTTCTCATGATGCAAAGG ACCCTGACATCCTGCTATCCACAGATCAGGCCCTTCTTGCAGCTCGgcagagaatgcaggagcagtACAATAAGGCTGCCAAAGAGAgcttagagaagaagaaagca agggaggaaaagatgagggaagATAAAATTGCAGAGTTGGAATGCATGCAGTCTGGTAAAGGGAACAGACTGAAGGACAATAGCAGTGCCTCAGTCAGTGATACCAAAAAGACCAACAGCAGCTGTGCCAAGACAGCAGCAAAACGAAGGATGAAGCCAG AGTACAATCCTCTAGTTGGAGACACTGGGGCGAGTAGCCGCCGGTGGAAGCCTACCAGTCGGGGTGCATCTGGTGGCGGATGA